The following coding sequences lie in one Pseudorca crassidens isolate mPseCra1 chromosome 2, mPseCra1.hap1, whole genome shotgun sequence genomic window:
- the LOC137212436 gene encoding sperm head and tail associated protein-like has protein sequence MTSYTPFLLNLPAQSLSPQEGRCSFEPCSPLLGRPYRREPILSGSSPPSPCVDRFRLVGSPLARLWSPYCSWISPLRTPCPCPQGPYFDQHTYRCYCGGYHSAPVTNPVTSPPLTHVPLETGPMISPSIAAGTQGTCPIISPPLTHRPLGTGLIISPPHAHWPMETRPIISPPLSHRVLETGPMTSTLLSSWSSGRSYNYPPLSPTSSPPTGSFYHGHVKHPDACEPKPQLDPPPRKNYCGSPLSSQAGTSCPSSPQEGSYHYSHLPPDASIPASGSPYCAIRLPPGSTGSPCSSQSQVSRKPCFESIYSWETGGSSYVCITSGTTISGPPCPQEPPLPLSSHCPCSAFFPSPPGNQFMSPLQAPHCRGYKEPPLPIPVCPQAKSPKSSELKQPCAPHRCHFLVTQHTPPDRPMSPKASTSPPPSCPSGLSGPSCMVTSITTCSNSCPKELPQGTTTPTVVPRTLKTVIPTSLPLRLPCDPVLPNSYAQTSPRGPPIGPLCSTHVYSVVSPTCRNPCLLFGSLNQSTGPLQCHNQPVVPCCGTYSTPRGPSQPHRQPVVPPCSMHIYSFIPLRTPLDPPNLPIAPRAWGHLDTMPCGLHVYSVVSRDCRKESPQIPYSCPLSSSKNSSCSTNANCSLTVVVSECQSSDSQSTLQSTSWSQSECTHSPSTNWSQRKSFHLSRSLNGSHVYFCALQA, from the exons aTGACCTCTTATACTCCTTTTCTCCTAAACCTTCCAGCCCAGTCTCTCTCACCCCAGGAAG GAAGATGTTCTTTTGAACCCTGTTCTCCACTCCTAGGAAGGCCCTACCGCCGGGAGCCTATCCTCTCGGGTTCGTCCCCCCCAAGTCCTTGTGTTGACCGGTTCCGCCTTGTGGGGTCACCCCTTGCCCGTCTGTGGAGCCCTTATTGCAGCTGGATCAGTCCCCTGAGAACACCATGTCCCTGTCCCCAAGGCCCTTACTTTGACCAACACACTTATCGCTGTTACTGTGGTGGATACCATTCAGCCCCAGTGACCAACCCggtgacctcccctcccctcactcaTGTGCCTTTGGAAACTGGCCCCATGATTTCACCTTCCATCGCTGCTGGGACCCAGGGAACTTGCCCCATAATTTCACCTCCTCTTACTCATAGGCCCCTGGGAACTGGCCTCATAATTTCACCTCCTCATGCTCACTGGCCCATGGAAACTAGACCTATAATTTCCCCACCCCTTTCTCACAGGGTTTTGGAAACTGGGCCCATGACCTCTACTCTGCTCTCTTCCTGGTCCTCAGGGAGGAGTTATAATTATCCTCCTCTTTCCCCAACATCTTCCCCACCCACTGGCAGCTTTTACCATGGCCACGTTAAGCATCCAGACGCTTGTGAACCTAAACCACAGCTTGACCCCCCTCCTCGGAAAAATTACTGTGGCTCCCCACTTTCTTCTCAGGCAGGTACATCTTGTCCCAGCTCACCTCAGGAGGGCTCTTATCACTATTCCCATCTTCCCCCAGATGCCAGCATACCTGCCTCTGGGAGCCCTTACTGTGCCATCCGCCTACCCCCTGGGAGTACTGGCTCTCCTTGCTCGTCCCAGTCCCAGGTTTCCAGGAAGCCTTGCTTTGAGTCCATTTACTCTTGGGAGACTGGTGGGAGCTCTTATGTCTGCATAACCTCAGGCACTACAATTTCTGGTCCACCCTGTCCCCAGGAACCACCTCTTCCTCTGTCCTCCCACTGTCCTTgttctgccttctttccttcaccTCCAGGCAACCAGTTTATGTCTCCACTCCAGGCACCCCACTGCAGAGGCTATAAGGAACCCCCTCTCCCTATCCCAGTTTGCCCCCAAGCTAAGTCTCCCAAATCCTCAGAGTTAAAACAGCCATGTGCTCCTCACAGATGTCACTTCCTGGTCACCCAGCACACTCCTCCTGACCGGCCCATGTCGCCTAAGGCCAGCACCTCtccacctccctcctgcccttctgGTCTCTCCGGTCCTTCTTGTATGGTGACATCCATCACAACTTGCTCAAATTCCTGCCCCAAAGAACTTCCCCAAGGGACTACCACACCTACTGTGGTCCCTAGAACCCTCAAAACAGTTATCcccacttcccttccccttcGCCTTCCTTGTGATCCTGTCTTACCCAATAGTTATGCTCAGACCAGCCCCCGAGGACCCCCCATTGGACCCCTCTGCAGTACCCATGTGTATTCTGTGGTTTCCCCCACCTGCCGCAATCCCTGCCTACTCTTTGGTTCCCTCAATCAATCCACAGGTCCCCTTCAGTGTCATAACCAGCCCGTGGTGCCCTGCTGTGGCACCTATAGCACTCCCAGGGGCCCATCCCAACCTCATCGCCAGCCTGTGGTGCCTCCTTGTTCTATGCATATCTATTCTTTTATCCCTTTGAGAACACCCCTTGACCCCCCAAATTTACCGATTGCCCCCCGAGCCTGGGGCCATCTTGATACTATGCCCTGTGGCCTCCATGTCTACTCTGTGGTTTCTCGAGACTGCCGCAAGGAGTCTCCCCAGATCCCCTACAGCTGTCCTTTGTCTTCATCCAAGAATTCCAGCTGTAGCACTAATGCCAACTGTAGTTTGACTGTTGTTGTTAGTGAATGCCAGAGTAGTGACAGCCAGAGCACCCTCCAAAGCACAAGTTGGAGCCAGAGTGAGTGTACCCATAGCCCTAGCACAAATTGGAGTCAAAGAAAGAGTTTCCATCTTAGTAGAAGTCTGAATGGGAGCCATG tctaCTTCTGTGCTCTTCAAGCCTGA
- the UQCRH gene encoding cytochrome b-c1 complex subunit 6, mitochondrial isoform X2: MGDPILPFLAAVWLCQLAFCTDPLTTVREQCEQLEKCVKAREQLELCDERVSSRSQTEDCTEELLDFLHARDHCVAHKLFNSLK, from the exons ATGGGAGACCCCATTCTGCCATTTCTGGCAGCAGTGTGGCTCTGCCAGCTGGCCTTCTGCACG GATCCCCTAACAACAGTGAGAGAGCAATGCGAGCAGCTGGAGAAATGTGTAAAGGCTCGGGAGCAGCTAGAGCTCTGTGATGAGCGTGTATCCTCCAGGTCACAGACAGAGGATTGCACAGAGGAGCTCTTAGACTTCTTGCATGCAAGGGACCACTGT GTGGCCCACAAACTCTTTAACAGCTTGAAGTAA